The Synechocystis sp. PCC 7509 genome includes a window with the following:
- a CDS encoding NAD(P)H-binding protein codes for MKLVVTGSLGNISKPLTTELVQKGHTVTVISSNLEKQKDIEAMGAIAAIGTLEDVDFLVSTFTGTDAVYCMVPPNNYFDLSLDLIAYYRRIGNNYAQAIQQSGVKRVVNLSTIGAHLEKGSGILFGAHNVEKILNELPPDVALTHIRPTSFYYNLYAYVDMVKNQGFIAANYGADKIIPWVSPIDIAAAIAEEIVTPFVGRKVRYVASEELTGNETASILGAAMGNPDLKWKIIPNEQMLSGLEGAGMNPQIAAGLVEMYASLYSGLLAEDYYRHKPIMGRVKLTDFAKEFAAAFASATNIEPI; via the coding sequence ATGAAACTTGTAGTCACAGGTTCATTAGGAAACATCAGTAAGCCACTGACAACGGAATTAGTGCAAAAAGGTCATACGGTTACGGTGATTAGCAGCAATCTTGAAAAGCAAAAAGATATTGAAGCAATGGGTGCGATCGCCGCGATTGGTACATTGGAAGACGTTGATTTCCTAGTTTCCACTTTTACAGGTACAGATGCCGTGTATTGTATGGTGCCGCCAAACAACTACTTCGATCTTAGCCTCGACCTAATTGCGTACTATCGCAGAATCGGCAATAACTATGCCCAAGCCATTCAACAGTCGGGCGTAAAGCGTGTAGTCAACCTAAGTACCATTGGCGCTCATCTAGAGAAAGGTTCAGGAATTCTATTTGGCGCTCACAATGTAGAGAAGATTCTTAATGAACTACCACCAGATGTAGCCCTTACCCATATTCGCCCAACTTCTTTCTACTACAATCTATATGCTTATGTAGATATGGTTAAAAATCAAGGATTTATTGCCGCAAACTATGGTGCAGACAAAATCATCCCTTGGGTTTCTCCCATAGATATTGCTGCTGCAATTGCTGAAGAAATTGTTACACCGTTTGTAGGTAGAAAAGTGCGGTATGTAGCAAGTGAAGAACTTACAGGTAACGAAACGGCAAGCATTTTAGGTGCAGCTATGGGAAACCCCGATCTAAAGTGGAAAATTATTCCCAACGAACAAATGCTAAGTGGTTTAGAAGGCGCTGGGATGAATCCACAAATTGCTGCTGGTTTAGTTGAAATGTATGCCAGTCTTTATAGCGGTTTACTAGCAGAGGATTATTATCGCCATAAACCAATTATGGGAAGAGTTAAGCTGACGGATTTTGCTAAAGAGTTTGCCGCCGCTTTTGCTTCTGCTACTAATATAGAACCTATTTGA
- a CDS encoding alpha-ketoglutarate-dependent dioxygenase AlkB family protein, which translates to MSSFLTKIKPPVLFYPNFLNSVDNLDWFQKSQKLEWTRGEISMYGKLIPVPREESLFGDDLHYAYRGSQIKAAPWPDFLLEARDRIHALSGYKFNFAVGNRYLTGKDSIGWHSDDFPQIGKRPAIASISLGSTRKFKLRHKESGQAVDYQLESGSLLIMLPGCQEDWVHAVPKTARPVGDRINWTFRPHVDATGNSNLN; encoded by the coding sequence ATGAGTAGTTTTCTAACCAAAATTAAGCCGCCCGTTCTGTTTTACCCCAATTTTCTCAACTCCGTAGATAACCTCGATTGGTTTCAAAAGTCACAGAAACTAGAATGGACGCGGGGTGAAATAAGTATGTATGGAAAATTAATTCCTGTACCGCGTGAGGAGTCCTTATTTGGCGACGACCTGCACTACGCATATCGTGGCAGCCAAATAAAAGCCGCTCCCTGGCCGGACTTCTTGCTAGAGGCGCGCGACCGCATTCACGCTTTAAGCGGATATAAGTTTAATTTTGCCGTCGGTAATCGTTACCTCACAGGCAAAGACTCGATTGGCTGGCACTCCGATGATTTTCCTCAAATCGGTAAAAGACCTGCGATCGCATCAATAAGCTTGGGTAGCACTCGCAAATTTAAGCTGCGGCACAAGGAGAGCGGTCAAGCCGTTGACTACCAACTAGAGAGCGGGTCTTTGTTAATCATGCTCCCTGGCTGTCAAGAAGACTGGGTTCACGCAGTGCCAAAAACTGCTCGTCCAGTTGGCGATCGCATTAACTGGACATTTAGACCCCATGTAGATGCGACTGGTAATAGCAATCTAAACTGA
- a CDS encoding SDR family oxidoreductase — translation MKKALITGSNKSIGFETARQLLQKGYYIYLGSRNLENGLEAVEKLKAEGLTNLEAIQIDVSDDESVKAARDEIGKKTEVLDVLINNAGISGGLPQSATDASIDAFKKVFDTNVFGVVRVTQAFMDLLQKSAQPRIVNVSSSQGSLTLSDDPTNSYYNHKAAVYQSSKAALNMYTINLAYELRDTPVKVNAVDPGFVATDFNNHRGTGTVEEAGARIAKYAIIDSNSPTGRFFSEEYNPETGEIPW, via the coding sequence ATGAAAAAAGCACTAATAACAGGGTCCAACAAAAGTATTGGTTTTGAAACCGCCCGCCAACTGTTGCAGAAGGGATACTACATTTACTTAGGCAGCCGTAATTTGGAGAATGGATTGGAAGCTGTCGAAAAGCTTAAAGCCGAAGGATTAACCAATCTGGAAGCCATCCAAATAGATGTCAGCGATGATGAATCGGTAAAGGCAGCCCGTGACGAAATAGGCAAAAAAACCGAAGTGTTGGATGTGCTGATCAATAACGCCGGGATTAGCGGTGGTTTGCCGCAATCAGCAACTGATGCCAGTATAGACGCATTTAAAAAGGTATTTGATACTAATGTGTTTGGCGTAGTTAGAGTCACCCAAGCTTTTATGGATTTGCTGCAAAAGTCCGCCCAACCCCGCATCGTAAATGTAAGTTCGAGTCAGGGTTCGCTTACCTTAAGCGACGATCCAACCAATTCGTATTACAACCATAAAGCAGCCGTGTACCAATCCTCAAAAGCTGCCCTCAATATGTATACCATTAACCTGGCTTACGAATTACGTGATACACCAGTTAAAGTAAATGCTGTCGACCCCGGCTTTGTTGCCACCGATTTTAATAATCACCGAGGAACCGGAACCGTCGAGGAGGCTGGTGCGCGTATAGCCAAATACGCCATTATTGACAGCAACAGTCCAACAGGAAGGTTTTTTAGTGAAGAATACAATCCAGAAACGGGAGAAATTCCTTGGTAG
- a CDS encoding SDR family oxidoreductase, with translation MKILENKVALVTGGTSGIGKATALAFGKAGAKVVFSGRREKEGEDTANLIRQSGAECLFVRSDVSSEAEVKALIQKTVEYYGRLDCAFNNAGIDPPTKPLHEQSVEDFDKLIAINVRGLFLCMKHEIQQMLTQGAGVIVNNSSMGGLIAFPGVSPYIASKHAVMGLTRSAALDYAKQGIRINAVNPGLIATDMIDRLSKGNPEQMAPIVPMGRLGQAEEIAATVVFLCSDAASYITGQPIVIDGGYTAT, from the coding sequence ATGAAAATACTTGAGAATAAAGTTGCCTTGGTTACAGGCGGGACTTCAGGAATTGGCAAAGCAACCGCTCTTGCCTTCGGCAAAGCTGGAGCAAAAGTTGTTTTCTCCGGCAGACGCGAAAAGGAAGGTGAAGACACCGCAAATTTGATTCGTCAATCGGGTGCTGAGTGCTTATTTGTGCGCTCTGATGTATCGAGTGAAGCAGAGGTCAAAGCACTGATTCAGAAAACTGTTGAATATTACGGTCGCTTAGATTGTGCGTTCAACAACGCCGGAATTGACCCCCCCACAAAGCCGCTCCATGAGCAATCGGTTGAAGACTTCGACAAACTGATAGCGATTAATGTCAGGGGACTGTTTCTGTGCATGAAACACGAAATTCAGCAGATGCTCACTCAAGGAGCAGGAGTAATTGTCAACAATTCTTCAATGGGCGGACTGATTGCCTTTCCTGGGGTAAGTCCCTATATCGCTAGTAAACATGCCGTAATGGGATTGACTCGTTCTGCTGCCCTTGACTATGCCAAGCAAGGCATTCGGATTAATGCGGTGAATCCTGGACTGATTGCGACAGACATGATAGATCGCCTTTCTAAGGGTAATCCAGAGCAGATGGCACCGATTGTCCCAATGGGGCGGCTGGGTCAAGCTGAAGAAATCGCGGCAACTGTTGTGTTTTTATGTTCTGATGCTGCCAGCTACATTACAGGTCAGCCTATCGTGATTGATGGCGGATACACAGCAACCTGA
- a CDS encoding NADP-dependent oxidoreductase has translation MKAIVINTYGNEDVLNYVDVERPEPKADEVLVKVHVVAVNPSDWKIRDGMGENFGLKLPLILGGDIAGTIEEVGVEVTNFQQGDAVYGMTVSGGFSGGYAEYAIAKADAIALKPESLNFEEAAAIPIGTLTAWQAMFDLANLSSGQKILITGASGGVGSMAVQLAKAKGAIVIGTASGKNEQYVRDLGADEFVDYTRQPFEEVVKDVDVVFDTVGGDTQERAFQTLKKGGFLVTSAGTPSAEKARESGVEAAFVFCKPNAGQLAEINRLIEEGKLKIHIETVLPLTEVKKAHQLSQSGRSRGKIVLQVGT, from the coding sequence ATGAAAGCAATTGTCATTAACACCTACGGCAATGAGGACGTTTTGAATTACGTCGATGTCGAACGTCCAGAGCCGAAAGCAGACGAAGTTCTGGTAAAAGTTCACGTCGTGGCAGTCAACCCCTCGGACTGGAAAATCCGCGATGGGATGGGCGAAAACTTCGGACTCAAACTTCCGCTCATTCTTGGCGGCGACATCGCCGGAACTATTGAAGAGGTTGGCGTTGAGGTTACAAATTTCCAGCAGGGCGATGCGGTTTATGGGATGACCGTGTCCGGGGGATTCTCTGGTGGTTATGCCGAATATGCGATCGCCAAAGCAGATGCGATCGCGCTCAAACCAGAAAGCCTAAATTTTGAAGAGGCGGCAGCGATCCCCATCGGCACATTGACTGCGTGGCAAGCGATGTTCGATTTAGCAAATCTGAGTAGCGGACAAAAAATCTTGATCACCGGAGCGTCGGGCGGAGTAGGCTCGATGGCTGTTCAATTGGCTAAAGCAAAAGGCGCGATCGTTATCGGCACGGCTTCGGGAAAAAATGAACAGTACGTCCGCGATTTGGGCGCGGATGAATTCGTTGATTACACACGTCAACCGTTTGAAGAAGTCGTCAAAGACGTTGATGTAGTTTTTGATACAGTCGGCGGCGACACCCAGGAGAGAGCCTTTCAAACTCTGAAAAAGGGCGGCTTTCTGGTTACGTCGGCGGGGACTCCGTCCGCAGAAAAAGCACGCGAATCGGGCGTAGAAGCTGCCTTTGTCTTTTGTAAGCCGAACGCGGGGCAACTAGCCGAAATTAACCGTTTGATTGAAGAAGGCAAATTGAAAATACACATCGAAACGGTTCTACCGCTTACAGAAGTGAAAAAGGCGCATCAACTTTCTCAAAGCGGGCGATCGCGCGGCAAAATTGTTTTGCAAGTCGGGACATAG
- a CDS encoding SDR family oxidoreductase translates to MNYDDIKDKTILVTGANRGIGKAIVESFIKHGAAKVYGAVRNLDSISSLVEQYGDRVVPIQVDLSDPQSIIAAAQTAKDVQVVVNNAGVFQAGSLMGDDAIATLKFQMNINVYGLIYMAQAFAPVLKANGGGVFAQINSVASLKSYSNSVTYCASKAAAYSITQALRELLNEQGTVVLSVHPGPIATDMGDAAGLTEIAEPPLLVAEGIIEALKTGDFHVFPDSMAKQIGSAYKSFAENVVEVSSS, encoded by the coding sequence GTGAACTACGACGACATCAAAGACAAAACTATTCTGGTTACAGGCGCAAATCGCGGCATTGGCAAAGCGATAGTTGAGTCCTTTATTAAACACGGAGCCGCCAAAGTCTATGGGGCTGTTCGCAATCTAGACAGTATTTCCTCATTAGTTGAACAATACGGCGATCGGGTAGTGCCGATTCAAGTTGATCTAAGCGATCCTCAATCTATTATTGCTGCCGCTCAAACTGCCAAAGATGTGCAAGTGGTGGTTAATAACGCGGGAGTCTTTCAAGCTGGATCTCTCATGGGCGACGATGCGATCGCTACTCTCAAATTTCAGATGAACATCAACGTCTACGGACTGATTTACATGGCTCAGGCGTTTGCCCCAGTTCTCAAAGCTAATGGAGGTGGTGTCTTTGCTCAGATCAATTCTGTTGCTTCGCTGAAAAGTTACTCCAACTCTGTCACTTACTGCGCCTCAAAAGCTGCTGCCTATTCGATTACCCAGGCACTAAGAGAACTACTGAACGAGCAAGGTACGGTTGTGTTAAGCGTTCATCCTGGGCCGATTGCTACAGATATGGGCGATGCGGCAGGGCTGACGGAGATTGCGGAGCCACCCTTGCTTGTGGCAGAAGGGATAATAGAAGCCCTGAAAACTGGGGATTTTCATGTCTTTCCTGATTCGATGGCTAAACAAATAGGCAGTGCTTACAAGAGCTTTGCGGAAAATGTTGTTGAGGTTTCATCAAGTTAA
- a CDS encoding SDR family oxidoreductase encodes MTSDNTQKVVVITGASSGIGEATARLLAKNGAKVVLGARRTDRLEAIAKDIHADGGIAEYQTLDVTQRSQMEQIAQFTLSKFGRVDVLINNAGVMPLSTLDRLKVEEWDRMIDVNIKGVLYGIAAVLPIMKAQKSGQIINLSSIGGHAVYPTAAVYCATKFAVGAISEGLRQEVGGDIRVTVISPGTTQSELADSISDETAKKGMEEFRQIYIPANAIARSILFAISQPDDVDISEIIVRPTASPY; translated from the coding sequence ATGACTTCTGATAACACTCAGAAAGTTGTAGTGATTACAGGTGCGAGTAGCGGCATCGGTGAAGCTACAGCCCGGTTACTGGCAAAGAACGGCGCAAAAGTAGTTTTAGGAGCGCGGCGCACCGATAGATTAGAAGCGATCGCCAAAGACATTCATGCTGACGGCGGAATAGCTGAATATCAAACTCTCGATGTGACTCAACGAAGTCAAATGGAACAAATCGCCCAATTTACTCTAAGTAAATTTGGTCGCGTGGATGTGTTAATTAACAATGCTGGAGTCATGCCCTTATCAACCCTTGACCGATTGAAAGTTGAGGAATGGGATCGCATGATCGATGTCAATATCAAAGGTGTTTTGTACGGCATCGCGGCGGTACTTCCGATCATGAAAGCCCAAAAATCCGGTCAAATTATTAATCTTTCCTCCATTGGCGGTCATGCTGTATATCCAACGGCGGCGGTTTACTGCGCTACTAAGTTCGCCGTTGGCGCGATATCTGAAGGATTGAGGCAAGAAGTCGGCGGCGATATTCGGGTAACGGTGATTTCTCCTGGTACAACACAATCAGAGTTAGCCGATAGCATCAGTGATGAAACTGCCAAAAAAGGAATGGAAGAATTTAGACAAATATATATTCCGGCTAATGCGATCGCTCGGTCAATTTTATTTGCGATTTCCCAACCTGATGATGTGGATATCAGCGAAATTATAGTTAGACCAACAGCAAGTCCTTATTAA
- a CDS encoding carboxymuconolactone decarboxylase family protein has protein sequence MLNVENKAAIVTRANSSSESISYQRGQARYWKELINKAIAFLSCIAIALPVAATAQTPPENQSRRKQGNQVINKLSGGAGQPVLEGLRQDFPFLADAIVDYSLGEVWSRSELDDRTRQLAAVAAFAAQGNLPQLKIHAGYALRLGVTQNELKEIVYLTTVTAGFPRSIDAAQALREVFAAQSSSPSTTK, from the coding sequence ATGCTAAACGTAGAAAACAAAGCTGCGATCGTCACTAGAGCCAATAGCAGCAGTGAATCTATTAGTTACCAGCGCGGGCAAGCTAGGTACTGGAAAGAACTGATAAATAAAGCGATCGCGTTTTTATCTTGTATTGCGATCGCCTTACCTGTTGCTGCCACTGCCCAAACTCCACCAGAAAACCAGAGTCGCCGCAAGCAAGGCAATCAAGTCATCAATAAGTTGTCAGGCGGTGCTGGACAGCCTGTCCTTGAAGGCTTACGTCAAGATTTCCCCTTTTTAGCAGATGCAATTGTAGATTACTCTCTTGGTGAAGTTTGGTCGCGGAGCGAGCTTGACGATCGCACTCGTCAGCTTGCTGCTGTCGCCGCTTTTGCTGCCCAAGGCAATCTGCCGCAACTGAAAATTCATGCAGGCTATGCCCTCCGGCTAGGCGTGACTCAGAATGAACTTAAAGAAATTGTTTACTTGACGACAGTAACGGCGGGATTTCCGCGCTCTATTGATGCTGCACAAGCATTACGGGAAGTCTTCGCTGCTCAATCTAGTAGTCCTAGCACTACCAAATAA
- a CDS encoding SDR family oxidoreductase: protein MRRITMTNSMKIALVTGSSRGLGKNTALALAKKGVAIIVTYNRSLNEAKNVVSTIEEMGGQAVAIQLDSSDTKTFDGFVEKLKQSLQDKWQSEQFDFLVNNAGIGVYAPFAETTEEDFDRLMNIQVKGVFFLTQKLLPLIADGGRIVNLSSGLARFTLPGYSAYASMKGAIEVLTRYLAKELGSRQITVNVVAPGAIETDFAGGSVRDNPEINKFIASQTALGRVGVPDDIGGAIASLLSEDNRWVNAQRIEVSGGQSI from the coding sequence ATGAGGAGAATAACTATGACAAATAGCATGAAGATCGCATTAGTCACAGGATCGAGCCGAGGGTTGGGCAAAAATACTGCTTTAGCACTTGCTAAAAAAGGAGTTGCCATCATTGTCACTTACAATAGAAGTCTCAACGAAGCAAAGAACGTCGTCTCTACCATTGAAGAGATGGGTGGTCAAGCCGTTGCAATACAGCTAGACAGTTCAGACACTAAAACCTTTGATGGTTTTGTAGAGAAACTCAAGCAGTCACTCCAAGATAAGTGGCAGAGCGAGCAGTTTGATTTTCTGGTGAATAATGCAGGTATTGGTGTTTATGCACCGTTTGCAGAGACAACCGAGGAAGACTTCGATCGATTGATGAATATTCAGGTTAAGGGTGTGTTTTTCCTCACGCAGAAACTTCTGCCGTTGATCGCAGACGGGGGAAGGATTGTTAATCTCTCTTCAGGTCTTGCCCGTTTTACTCTACCTGGGTATTCCGCCTATGCAAGTATGAAGGGGGCGATTGAGGTGTTGACTCGATATCTGGCAAAAGAACTAGGATCGAGACAAATTACCGTAAACGTTGTTGCTCCTGGCGCGATTGAAACGGATTTCGCAGGCGGCTCAGTCCGCGACAATCCAGAGATTAATAAATTCATCGCCTCACAAACTGCTTTAGGTCGAGTGGGTGTTCCCGATGACATTGGGGGCGCGATCGCATCATTACTTTCTGAAGACAACAGATGGGTGAACGCTCAGAGAATCGAAGTCTCTGGCGGTCAATCTATTTAA
- a CDS encoding AraC family transcriptional regulator has product MIQTQDRQSAIANCRELAALVDRHASGQGNGFYSTAFDPLEFMRESDPATAIQGVSEPLLAIVVQGKKEVLLNEETYQYGVAQYLVLSVDLPVRGCVVEATTDQPFLGFKLSLDPVQLCEIIAQIKIDIGKKESVRGLFVSNADSSLIDCAIRLTKLLDTPQNIPFLAPMIVREIYYHLLIGEQGEAVRQIATAGSNMQRIAEVIKRLQADFTKPLRVEDLAEQANMSASSLHRHFKAVTSMSPLQYQKQLKLLSARQMMLIEDIDATQAAYQVGYESASQFSREYARMFGAPPIRDIERLRVA; this is encoded by the coding sequence ATGATTCAGACACAGGATCGCCAAAGTGCGATCGCTAACTGTAGAGAATTAGCGGCATTAGTCGATAGACACGCATCTGGTCAGGGAAACGGTTTTTATTCAACGGCGTTCGACCCCTTAGAGTTTATGCGAGAGAGCGACCCTGCTACCGCTATACAGGGAGTTAGCGAACCACTGCTGGCGATCGTAGTTCAGGGCAAAAAAGAAGTGCTGCTGAACGAAGAAACCTATCAGTACGGTGTCGCTCAGTATCTAGTTTTGTCCGTGGATTTGCCAGTGAGGGGATGCGTGGTAGAAGCGACCACCGATCAACCATTTTTAGGCTTTAAGCTGAGTTTAGACCCCGTTCAACTCTGTGAGATCATTGCTCAAATAAAAATAGACATCGGCAAGAAAGAATCAGTTAGAGGCTTGTTTGTCAGCAATGCAGACTCATCCTTAATTGATTGCGCTATTCGACTCACAAAGCTGTTAGATACACCGCAGAATATCCCGTTTCTTGCACCGATGATCGTCCGCGAAATCTATTATCATCTACTCATCGGCGAACAAGGGGAAGCGGTTCGTCAGATTGCCACTGCTGGTAGTAATATGCAGCGCATTGCTGAAGTGATTAAACGACTCCAAGCGGATTTTACCAAACCTCTGCGGGTCGAGGATTTAGCTGAACAAGCAAATATGTCTGCTTCGTCCTTACACCGCCACTTTAAAGCAGTCACTTCGATGAGTCCGTTGCAATATCAAAAACAATTGAAACTCTTGAGCGCTCGTCAGATGATGCTTATTGAAGACATTGATGCAACCCAGGCTGCTTATCAGGTGGGGTATGAGAGCGCTTCGCAGTTCAGCCGGGAATATGCTCGGATGTTTGGCGCACCACCCATCAGGGATATTGAGCGGCTGAGAGTAGCCTAA
- a CDS encoding IS5 family transposase (programmed frameshift): MTYKKVKNLKAEDFKRLTGVHLDIFNQRVEIVKQAEKSRKKPGRPPKLRIEDQILMLLEYLREYRTFFHLGATWGVNESTAYRIIQKIENILIKAPQLRLPGKKRLIADDCPLETVVIDVSETPIERPKKKQKTYYSGKKKRHTLKAQVIIDQKNGQILCTAYGKGREQDFKLYKRSKIRIRKKVRCLADKGYQGIKKHHHFSQTPKKKPKKSKLSVAEIKENRKLAKKRIIIENIFAHLKRFKILQGRYRNRRKRFGLRFNLIASIYNYELKLNENQS, translated from the exons GTGACTTATAAAAAGGTAAAGAATCTAAAAGCGGAAGATTTTAAACGCTTGACTGGAGTGCATTTAGACATCTTTAATCAAAGGGTAGAAATAGTCAAGCAAGCGGAAAAATCACGAAAGAAACCTGGCAGACCACCAAAATTAAGGATCGAAGACCAAATTTTAATGCTCTTAGAATATTTACGAGAGTATAGAACTTTTTTTCATTTAGGTGCTACTTGGGGAGTAAATGAGTCCACAGCCTACCGAATTATTCAGAAAATTGAAAACATTTTAATCAAAGCTCCTCAACTAAGACTACCAGGAAAAAAAAGATTAATCGCCGATGATTGTCCGCTAGAAACCGTAGTAATAGATGTAAGCGAAACTCCCATAGAAAGACCTAA AAAAAAACAAAAAACCTATTATAGCGGCAAGAAAAAAAGACATACGTTGAAAGCCCAAGTGATTATTGACCAAAAGAATGGGCAAATACTATGTACCGCTTATGGCAAAGGGAGAGAGCAGGATTTCAAGTTATATAAAAGAAGTAAAATAAGAATTAGAAAAAAGGTTAGATGTTTAGCAGATAAGGGATACCAAGGAATTAAGAAGCATCATCATTTCAGTCAAACACCTAAAAAGAAACCAAAAAAAAGTAAGCTTTCTGTAGCAGAGATAAAAGAGAATAGAAAGTTAGCTAAAAAGAGAATAATTATTGAGAATATTTTTGCCCATTTAAAAAGATTTAAAATTTTACAAGGGCGATATAGAAATAGAAGAAAAAGATTTGGATTAAGGTTTAATTTAATAGCTTCTATTTATAATTACGAGCTTAAATTAAATGAAAATCAATCTTAA
- a CDS encoding Uma2 family endonuclease, giving the protein MVKFDSKLNLPSSEELPCSDDAPVDNENQNFIPNFLLFLLEFIWSERTDWFFAVDMGVYHTTGANPLIPVIPDGFLSLGVNRRKSGNASRNSYVMWEEDYIPPILF; this is encoded by the coding sequence ATGGTAAAATTTGACTCCAAGCTCAACTTACCAAGTAGTGAGGAATTGCCTTGTTCGGACGATGCGCCAGTGGATAACGAAAATCAAAACTTTATTCCCAATTTTCTGTTATTTTTATTAGAGTTTATCTGGTCAGAGCGCACCGATTGGTTTTTCGCCGTTGATATGGGTGTTTATCACACCACTGGCGCTAATCCTCTTATTCCTGTAATTCCCGATGGTTTTTTGAGCTTAGGAGTTAATCGCCGCAAGTCGGGAAATGCATCACGCAATAGCTATGTAATGTGGGAAGAAGATTACATTCCCCCAATTTTGTTTTAG
- the purN gene encoding phosphoribosylglycinamide formyltransferase, which yields MTLPLAIDESAYSLVSPSSSSIPNPETPLKLGVLASGSGSNFEAVAAAIKNGQLNAQIQVLIYNNPSAKVVERAAKWNVPAVLLNHRDFSNREELDLQIIQCLQHYSVDWVIMAGWMRIVTPVLINAFLGKIINIHPSLLPSFKGVKAVEQAIDAGVKITGCTVHLVSPEVDSGTILCQAAVPILPYDTAETLHDRIQIQEHRILPPAIALAANLNLK from the coding sequence ATGACGCTGCCTTTAGCCATTGATGAATCTGCTTATAGTTTAGTTTCTCCAAGTAGTTCCTCTATCCCAAACCCAGAAACACCTTTAAAACTAGGAGTTTTAGCTTCTGGTAGTGGTAGTAACTTTGAAGCTGTAGCAGCAGCTATCAAAAATGGGCAGTTAAACGCTCAAATTCAAGTATTAATTTACAACAATCCCAGTGCAAAAGTCGTAGAACGGGCAGCTAAGTGGAATGTACCAGCCGTTTTGTTAAATCACCGCGATTTTAGTAATCGGGAAGAATTAGATTTGCAAATTATTCAATGTTTGCAGCATTATAGTGTTGATTGGGTAATTATGGCGGGTTGGATGCGAATAGTTACACCAGTTTTAATTAATGCTTTTCTTGGAAAAATTATCAATATCCACCCCAGTTTATTACCTAGTTTTAAAGGCGTGAAAGCTGTAGAACAAGCAATAGACGCGGGAGTTAAGATAACTGGTTGTACGGTGCATTTAGTAAGCCCAGAAGTAGATAGCGGGACTATTTTATGTCAAGCTGCCGTGCCTATATTACCCTACGATACCGCCGAAACTTTACACGATCGCATTCAAATTCAAGAACATCGTATACTACCACCGGCGATCGCACTGGCGGCTAATTTAAACTTAAAATAG
- a CDS encoding carbohydrate ABC transporter permease — protein MAKLYSRTRWDNEEVTAWIFLTPALIFLGVFLLYPIAYLFYLSFTAGSFTSSGIKWIGLRNYWRLLVTPDFWQVLGNTAYFTIATVIPSLIIPLGLAVLLNRSISLRGLLRSAYFLPSITSLVAAGLGFRWLFQTEGAVNGLLNVFGFTPISWLSSTVWAMPVLILLSIWKQIGFNMVVFLAGLQAIPPSRYEAAELDGANGWQQFRHITIPGLRPTIVFAAITTAIFTLRSFEQVYVITGGGPLNTTNLLVYYIYGEAFGQFDFGYAAAAATVLLAIAFILVYLQLQTWEEDT, from the coding sequence ATGGCAAAACTATATAGTAGGACGAGGTGGGATAATGAGGAAGTTACCGCCTGGATTTTTTTAACTCCCGCACTGATATTTTTGGGTGTATTTCTCCTTTACCCGATCGCTTATTTGTTTTACCTTAGCTTTACTGCGGGTAGTTTTACATCTTCTGGTATTAAATGGATAGGTTTAAGAAACTATTGGCGTTTGCTAGTTACCCCCGATTTTTGGCAAGTTTTAGGAAATACTGCTTATTTCACCATTGCGACAGTAATTCCTAGTTTAATAATTCCTTTAGGATTAGCCGTACTATTAAATCGTTCTATCAGCTTACGCGGACTATTACGCAGTGCCTATTTTTTGCCTTCAATAACTTCTCTTGTGGCGGCTGGTTTGGGATTTCGTTGGCTGTTTCAAACGGAAGGCGCGGTTAATGGACTATTAAATGTATTTGGATTTACGCCAATTTCTTGGCTGAGTAGTACAGTTTGGGCGATGCCTGTATTGATTTTATTAAGTATTTGGAAACAAATAGGTTTTAATATGGTGGTATTTTTGGCGGGGTTGCAAGCAATTCCGCCTAGTCGTTACGAAGCGGCGGAACTAGATGGCGCAAATGGTTGGCAGCAATTTCGGCATATTACTATACCTGGATTGCGCCCAACAATTGTTTTTGCGGCGATTACTACAGCAATTTTTACGTTACGGAGTTTTGAACAAGTATATGTAATTACTGGCGGTGGCCCGTTAAATACTACTAACTTGCTGGTGTACTATATTTACGGGGAAGCTTTTGGGCAATTTGATTTTGGTTATGCGGCAGCAGCAGCTACAGTGTTACTTGCGATCGCATTTATTCTCGTATACCTGCAATTGCAAACTTGGGAAGAAGATACTTAA